A window from Montipora capricornis isolate CH-2021 chromosome 7, ASM3666992v2, whole genome shotgun sequence encodes these proteins:
- the LOC138055652 gene encoding uncharacterized protein: protein MAWKCEDDRVTGDFLDELPNFHIDIFSELEEHPGRFAEVSESDVEKFIEGEENASTKRKTFCDLKLVKKFLVKERHEIREIEKIPPTELDGYLSQFVLAARTKTGKDYEPSSLRGILASVERHLSRYSYGKTIFKDSDFKKTRDALKAKQKELKRHGLGNRPKATTALTDDEIEILFDKKLLGLSSPQALLNMVWLNSMIYFGLHGCKEQKELRWGDAILKTDSDDKEYLEYLNAKQRLEQERIHGIKGRSSRECMPTMIPFL, encoded by the coding sequence ATGGCCTGGAAGTGCGAAGACGATAGAGTTACCGGTGACTTTCTCGATGAGCTGCCAAATTTTCACATCGATATTTTTTCCGAGCTTGAAGAACATCCAGGAAGATTTGCCGAGGTCTCGGAAagtgatgttgaaaaattcattGAGGGGGAAGAAAATGCCAGCACTAAAAGAAAGACCTTCTGCGACttaaaattagtcaaaaaatttCTGGTAAAAGAGCGCCACGAAATCAGAGAAATAGAGAAGATTCCTCCAACTGAATTAGACGGCTACTTGAGCCAGTTTGTTTTAGCTGCAAGGACCAAGACTGGAAAAGACTATGAACCGTCATCGCTCCGCGGAATTTTGGCAAGTGTTGAACGCCATTTGAGTCGCTACAGTTACGGCAAAACCATCTTCAAAGacagtgattttaaaaaaacaagagaCGCGCTGAAGGCAAAACAAAAGGAACTCAAGCGGCATGGACTCGGAAACAGACCAAAAGCCACAACGGCTCTTACGGACGACGAAATTGAGATTCTATTTGACAAAAAGTTGCTTGGATTAAGTTCACCGCAAGCTCTATTAAATATGGTGTGGCTAAACAGCATGATTTACTTTGGCCTTCACGGATGtaaggaacaaaaagaactCCGATGGGGAGACGCCATTTTAAAAACTGACAGTGATGATAAAGAATATCTCGAGTACTTGAACGCCAAACAAAGACTCGAACAGGAGAGGATCCACGGAATCAAAGGCCGATCAAGCCGCGAATGTATGCCAACAATGATACCATTTCTGTAG